AAAAAAATATAAAATGAAAAAGATTGTTAAAAATGAAGTGGCCGGGAGAAAGGGATTCGAACCCCTGGAGGCTTGCACCTCAACGGTTTTCAAGACCGCCGCTTTCGACCACTCAGCCATCTCCCGAAAAATTATCAAACAAGCGATAAAAGATTTTTTGCAAAAGCCTTATTGGAGGTGATACTCGGATTTGAACCGAGGATCAAGGCTTTGCAGGCCCATGCCTTACCGCTTGGCTATATCACCTTATGGTGCCCAGAGCCGGACTTGAACCGGCACGGTAAAAACTACCGAGGGATTTTAAGTCCCTTGCGTCTACCATTTCCGCCATCTGGGCAAAATATGTAAAATAATGGAGCGGGAAACGAGGTTCGAACTCGCGACCCCAACCTTGGCAAGGTTGTGCTCTACCACTGAGCTATTCCCGCACTTATGAAATAAAGACAGAATTATATATTTTTTTTCTTAAATTAAACTTAATTATAAAAAAATTATGAAACTTGTATATTTACACAATTTTTGCCGCTTTTTTTACCAAAATATAATTCTTGATCGGCAATTTTAAAATAATGCTCAAAACTATCTTTACAAGGATTTTTAATAAAAATACCACCAATTGTTATAGTTGGTTTTATGTTATATTTTTTCAATTCTTGTTTTGAAACTGAATTTTTTACTACATTCATATAGTATTCTGCTTCTTGATTGTTTTTCACATTTAATTTCACTACAAATTCTTCGCCACCCCATCTAGAAACAACGCCTTTAAGCCCTAACATTTCATACTGAATTGCTGATGCTACACTTTTTAAAACTATATCGCCTATATCATGACCATAAGTATCATTAATTCTTTTGAAATTATCTATATCACAAATTGCTATTAAAAGTGATTCATCTTTATTGAAGTTAGGAATTATCTTTTCTTCAAAGTATTTTCTATTAAAAAGACCTGTTAGAAAATCTCTATAAACCAAATAAGTTAAGTCGGATAATTTTTTATTTGAAGTAACCGTTGCAAGACCACCATAAATTAACATAAAAACAGAGCTTGAAAATGTATTGATATAGAAAAACAAATCTTGACTATTACTATATTCACCTACTAAATAATGTCTAAAATAATATAAACCATATATGCTAAAAAGCAAAAATAAACTTACTGATATTCTATAAAGCCACTTGCTAAAAAATGTAAATTGCAAGAAAAATAAGCACATCATAATAGTGCTAAATCCACTTTCAAACCCTAAATAATAAGAACCCATAATTTGGTGTAAAAATATTTCGGCAAATGCTACAAAAAACGCTGCTGTTATTTTGTCTTTTAAATAAAAGCAAATTGCTACAAAATAACTCGTTATTGAGTAAATATTAAAAATAGCCATAGGAAAAATACCATTAATTAAAAACAAAAAACAATAAACACAATGTGTAATAAATATAGAAACAAGTAGCCAAAGGTTTATGTCTATTTCTTTTAATAATTTAATAAAGTCGTTTTTAATTGTTTTTCCTTGTTTTAATTATAGTTAAGTAATTTTGCCTAAAATTGTTTAACACTTTGATGATAAGGATTAATATGGAAAGCACTTTAGTTGCACTTGGGGTATCAACTTTTAAAATAGCACTTTTATTATCACTTCCGATGCTCTTAGCTGGACTTATTGCAGGACTTTTAATAAGTATATTTCAAGCGACAACCCAAATTAACGAAATGACTTTAAGTTTTGTACCAAAAATCATTTTGGTTGTTGTAATAATAATATTCTTAATGCCTTGGATGATGAATCAAATGATAGATTTTACAACTATGATATTAAATAAAATTCCAAGTTTTGTTAAATGATTTATCTAGCACAAACCGATACTACAGCTGGATTTTTAAGTAAAGATTATAAAGAAATTAATTTAGCTAAAAAAAGAGAAATCAATAAACCTTGCATAATAACAAGCGCATATCTAACTAGCCTTAAAAACCTTGCAAGAGTTCCAAATAAATTTAAAAATCAAGTAAGAAAAGCTAAAAAAACAACCTTTATATATAAAAACCAAATATCATTTAGATTAGTAAATGATAATAAACATAGTTTATTTTTAAAGAATTTTAAATATTTATACTCAAGTAGTGCAAATTTGCACGGATATGAATTTGATATAAATTATGCAAAAAATATAGCCAATGTAATTGTGGATTTGGATTTAGCTCAAAAAAGTTCATCAAAAATGTTTAAAATAAACAATTCTAAACTAAAACAAATTAGATAAATTATGATTTAAGTTTAAAAAAACTACCACCACTACCACTTAAAAATAAACCCCTATTAGCATAGTCTAAAGTGATAGAATATAAAGCATTGCAAGATTTTAGCAAATCGTTTAAATCATAATTTGTAAAATTATTTAAAAGCTCTTTTGTCTTTAATTTACTTAATTCATCATTTGCATAATATTTTGGCTCTTTTGCAAATTCACTAAAAACATCTTTTGTGCTACAAGGTGTGCTAAATTCTAATGAAAAATCGCATAAATCATCGCTAAAATCATCAATTATCTCACCATATCCACTAACATTAGCACTCTTTAGCCCACTTTCAAAAAAGCTCACATCAGCCCCACTAAGCCTAGCAATTGCTTTAGTATCAAAAGGCTTTATATCATTTAATAGTTTTATAAAACAAGCAGCATTAGAACTAGCACCGCCAAGTCCTGCAAAAGTAGGGATATTTTTGTGTAAAACTAAAGCGAAATTATTTTGAAATTCCTGTTTTAAATTCTCATCAACTAAACTTAAAACTTTTGAAAAAATATCGCTTTTAGAATAAAAATTACTTACTAAATTATCATTTATCAAATAAAATTTATCCATCAATTCATCTTGTTTAAACTCATTTTCGTAAGTAATTCCATTGATTTTTAATAAAGAATTTGAATTAGGAATTAAAGTTTTATCTAAATTCCTAGCTTCGTTTTTAGGTATAAAATAAAGCTCATCATATAAATTATCAATCCTATAAAATCTTGAAATTAATTGATGATAATTATCCTTTTTGCCTGTGATTTTTAAAAATATATTAATCTTTGCAAAAGCTTTCATTATTTATCTTTTTTATACATTGAAAGTGAGCTTACTAAACTATCTAACAATTCACTTGAAGATGCAGCTGATTGGATATTTTCATCTTTTATAGAATCTACTAATTCATCTCTTAAAATTAAAGTTTGTTTAGGAGCTTCTATACCGATTTTTACCGAATCGCCCTTTATTTCAAAAATCTTAATTTTAATCCCACCATCAATAACTATTCCTTCACCTGCATTTCTTGATACTACTAACATTTTTCCACCTTATTTAAAATATATTCTATTTTTTCATCTAATCTAATAATGCTAAAACAATCTCCTAAATCTATTTTATAAATTTTATAATCTTGTTTTTTAAAATCATTTAAGCTTAATTTTTTGCCTAATAGCAAGTCGTTTATATCGCCTAAATAAAAATTTTCTTCTAAATCAACACTTCCAAAAGCATCATAATTTTTAAATTCTTTAAAGCCGCCTTCACTAAGTCTTCTTAAAGCACTTAAAGTCCCTTTTACACCTAATTCATCGCAAATTAGCTTGGCGTATGAACGAACATAAGTGCCTTTGCTAGCACTTAATCTAAAACTAATAAAAGGGAAATTATAATGCAAAAACTCAGCTCTCACACTCATTACACACTCATTTAGCTCAACCTTTTCGCCATTTCTAGCTAACTCATACGCTCTTTTGCCATTGATTTTTTTAGCACAAAATATAGGCGGAGTGTAAGTTATATCTCCTTGATACTTAGCAAAAGCTTGCATAATTTGCTCTAAACTAGGCTCTTTAACACTACAAAAGCTTATGTTTTCATTATCTAAGCTAGGACTAACTGCACCAAGCCAAATCGTTGCTTCATAGACTTTTGGCTCAAGATTTAAAAAGCGAAATAATTTTGCGTGTTTTTTATCAGCACAGAGTAATGCCCCGCTAGCAAATGGGTCAAGTGTGCCTGAATATCCTAATTTTAGCCCTAATTTTTTACCTAATTTTAAAGCGTAAGAATTAGAGCTAATATTAATTGGTTTGTTTGCTAGAAAAATCATTATTCAAAAATAATTTTTACTTTATCGTTTTCTAAGCCATTTTCTATTATTTGCATACTTGTAAGACTACTAGCAACTGCGTTTTCTACTTCCATTACTTGATTAGGGCACATCATTTTTGTGCTTGCTGGATTTTCATAATAAATATTATTATTTTCTTGTTTTATAGCACTAAAAATTCTATTGCAACCTACAAACATTCCTAATTTATTATCTTCAATTATTAAAGACCAATTACTAGAATTGCTATATTCTTTATTTGTGTCTTTAACTATAATTTTTGATATTTTATATTCTTTATTTTCTAATTTTTTCACTTCTTTTGCTACCTCAACATTGTTAGTATTTACACAACCAAACAACACTAATACACTTAATAAGATTAAAGATTTTTTCATTTATTTTCCTTTGCTTTATTTATACTTTCTCTTAATAATCCTTCATCGGCTTTACCTAAAATAAAATACTCATTTCCTAATTTTTGATATTTACCATCTTTTAACATTACTTTAAAAGGTAATTGAACCTGAGTATTATATTTTATATCATCTGTTATTGCTTCTACTATCAAATCTGCTCTTTTATCATTTGTTAAAAAATAATACGCATTATAGTTCTTTGCAAATTCTTTTAATTTTTCATTATCAGCTTCTTCTGCATAAGATAATCCAACAAACACTAAATCATCTAAATGCTTTGATTGTATATCAAAAAGCATTGGAGCTTCGGCTCTACAAGGCTGACAAAAAGTCCCAAATATATCAATAATTAAAATTTTATTGCTATCAACCAAACTAAAGCCATTTTCTTCTCTTTTGATTTTTATTTCTTGATTATCCCAACTTTTTAAAGTTAATATATCTCCAGTTTTAATACTTGTAGTTTTAGCTTCATCGTTGCAAGCACTAAAAAATACAGCAATAAAACTAGCGACAAACAATAATTTTTTCATACCCACTCCTTAAAAACTTCTAATAAATACGCTATGCATAGGTTTTCCATCTTTATCAAGTTTGTAATACTTAAATGCAATTTTGGTTCCTATGTTTAATGGTTTATTTATTTCGTTAATATTAAAACCACTGCCTATAGTAATAGTTGTAAGTTCGTTATTATTTAATTTTTCATCAGTAAATTTAGTAAGGGCTCTTAAAGCGTTAATCTTTTTCCATTGGCATTCATAATTAATTAGCTTACCTTCATTGTTTAAATTAGTTTTTGATATAACGCAATTATCTTTATAAAACTTTCTAATTTGCACTATTTTATCTTGTCTTGGAACATCATAATCAGTATTCTTTTTGTGTAAATACACACCTTCTGATTCTTTTAATATAACTTCATTAAAAAAATCTACAAATTCATCTTCACTATTAAATTCATTCTGAACTACGAATGTAATATTTTTATTAGGGTGTTCTTTTAAATAATCTCTTAAATAATTTAATCTATCCTTTAAATCTCCCTTTTGATTAGGGACATCAACCACATAAAACTTAGCACATTTAAGCTTGTTTAACATAACATCATTAAAGGTATCATAATAATCTGTCCCACAAAATAAAAGACCTTTTATCTCAAAAGGTGGAAAATCCTTTGTAAAATCTTTGCTAATTTCATAAGTTTGATTATGATTATTATATAACTTTTTACCATCCCAATTAGCACCCATACCATCAATATATTCGCTAATATAATAATCTCTTACATCAATACTTTTTAACTCATCAAAATCACTTCCTTTAAATGAGCTACCTAGTAATGTTGAAAAAAACATACAAAAAATTAAAAAAAATTTCATCCATTCTCCTAAAATCTATATAATTCTTTAAAAAACTTTAAAATAAAAATCTAAATCTATTAATTAAGGGGACTTATGATTTCTAAAATATCTATTTCTAAAAAACTTTTATTGCTTACAAGCACATTTTTAATTATATTATTAATTTATAATATTTTGCTAATTAAAAATAGTTATAAGACATATAATTCTTCAATAACTGCACAAGATAGCGTAAAGATAATATCTCAAACCAACGAAATAATTCACTTATTACAAGTTGAGCGTGGGCTTAGCGTAGGATTTTTAGCTGGTGCAAATAAACAAACTTTAATAGAACATAGAGCTAAATTTATTTTAAATAACGACTTAAAAAACGAAGTTGATAGTCTAAGAAATATGGTAGATAATAAGGCTAATAGAGCTGTAGTATTACAAAATTATACTAATTTAATAAATCAACAAATCAAAAAAGTTAAAGATATTTCTCAAAGTCTTGATGAAAGCTATGCTAGTTTAAGCGATGCTCTTAATTTAGTAGCTACTACAAAAGAAAGATATGGCTTATTAAGGGGGACTTTAAACGGAGTATTTAATGCAAATACTATGGATATTAACACTTTTTCAAACATTAGTTACCTAAATACAAGTATTTCTGGAAAATTAAAAGAATTAAAAGAATTAAAAATTAATTTTATAGATGAATATTTAAAAAATCTTTCAAATCTTGAAAGTTATAAAAAACTTCAAGAATTTATATCAACTACTATGAATAATAATATAAATGGTAATTTTAATATAAATGCAAATGAATTTTTCCAAGTAGCTACTAATGTGATAGAAGATTATAAAAAATTAGAAAACGAAATAACAAATCAAATTCTAAATAAAGCAAATATAAATAAGTCTGAAGCTCAACAAGAAATAATTATTCAAATAATAATAGCCTTATTAGCACAAATTTTAAATATGTTTTTAGCTTATGTAATATCTAAAAATATCATTAAAAACCTTACTTTAATCAATACTGGTCTTAATAGTTTTTTTGATTTTTTAAGATATAAAAGTAATGATGTAGATAAAATAATCACAAACAACAAAGACGAATTTGGCAAAATGGCTATGCAAATAAATGCAACCGTATTAGAACTAAAGCAAAATTATGAAAAAGACCAAACCTGTATAAATGAAATTACAAATATTACAAATTCTATTAAACAAGGTAGTTTAAACAATGAAATAACCAGCGAACCTTACAATCCAAAAATAAAAGAATTAAAAGAAATTCTAAAAGAAATGTTGCAAACTCTAAAACTAAAAATAGGAAAAGATATTAACCAAATTGATGAGCTATTAAAAGAATACTCAAATATGAATTTCAAAAATAATATAAAAAACCCAATAGGAGAGATAGAAAATAGCCTAAATACCTTGCAACAAGAAATTAAAAATATGCTTTATTCTCAAGAAAATATAAGCAATACTTTAAAATCAAATTCTAATAATTTAAAAGAAAATATGAAGCTTTTATTAAATGGTAGCAAAAAGGCTAAAAACAACCTTGAAGAAAGTGCAGTAGCAATCAATCAAATGTCAAGCTCAATGACTGCAGTAGCTCAAAAAAGCCAAGAAATCATTCAACAAAGCGATAGCATAAAAAGCGTTATTGATGTTATTAGAGGCATTGCAGAAGATACAAATTTATTAGCTTTAAATGCTGCTATTGAAGCAGCGCGTGCAGGTGAGCATGGGCGTGGATTTAGCGTGGTTGCAAGTGAAGTTGGCAAATTAGCTAATAACACTAGCTCATCATTAAATCAAGTAGAAGCTAATGTAAAATTATTAGTCCAACAAATTCACGATATTGGTATGAGTATAGATGAGCAAACTCAAGCAATTAATCTAATCAATACAACCATAAGCGAAATTGATGAGCTAAGTAAAGAAAATGATAATATTGCAAATGATACAAATAAAGCTGCAAATAGCGTAGATAGTCTAGCTAGCAATATTTTAGATGATTTAAACAAAAAAGAATTTTAATTATCCTAGTTTTTAGGATAATTAAAATAAGAATTTAAATTATAAATTCTTAATAATTTTCGGAGCTTTAAAGCAGTCTTTCTCCCAGTTTTTAATACCATTAAATTTTTCTATATCTACTTTACAAGTGTGAGCTGTGTTGCTATTTGATACCGCTGAACTTGGGCTTGAGCTTGTTAGCACATTTACATTTCCATTTAGGCACCTTTTACCATCAATTTGCCACCAAGCACCTTGAAAAATCAAAATATTATTAGGATTAATATCACAAATTATTCTAGCCCCCACTAAAATCTCGCCCCTATCATTAAAAACTCTTACAATATCTCCTTGTTTAATGCCCTTTTTAATAGCTAAATCTTTATGCAAATAAACAGGCTCTAAATCATTTTCACTATCTCTTATATCGCTATTATGTAGTTGTGAATGAAGTCTATAAGGACTATGTGCAGAAGTTAAAAACAAAGGATATTCGCTTAAAAGCTCATCTTTTTGCTCGTATTTTGCGATATTGTTTTTTATACTTAAATTAATATTTTTTATGTTTTTAAATCTTGTAAAAGGCTCTAATTCACTTAAGCCCTGCACTTTTTCATAAGATTTTTCTAAAAACTCATCAAACTCACTTAAAATTATTCCTTTTTTAAAATATCTTTCTTTAATATCTAAATAAGCCAATTTTACTAGGTCTAATTCATCTAAATCGTGGCAAAATTCATAAGATTTATTAAATCTTTTTGCTATTTCTTTGCATATTTCAAAATCACTTTTTGCGTTATAAAAAGGCTCTTTTATAGGTTTTAGTGCAAAAATTATTTCTTTATTCGTGCTTTGTTCTATATCATAACGCTCCCCTTCAATAGCAATAGGCAAAACAATATCACTCATCTTAGCTTGAGCCGTCCAAAAAGGCTCAAGTGTGATAATACACTCAAGATTATTTAAAGCCTTTAAACTCTCATTGCTATTTGGCTGATGGGTAAGATATGAGCCACAAGCATTTATCATTAATTTTATATCAGGATAAATGATTTCTTCATCTTTATAAGTGCTTTTTGTATTAGACCTTAATAAGCACTCGCTAAGCCTTGAGCTTGGGATATAATGATTTTTGCCTTTTATTTCGCCTAAAAGTGTATTTATATCACTTAATTTTTCTGTATTTTTTGCACTCTCACCCTTGCAACCACTGCTTAAATTAAACTCAATCCCTAAACCATCTTTGCCTATATGTCCGCACATAGCAGCTAAGCAAATTATTGCTAGGTAGTTAAATTCTCCGTTTAATTGTCTTTGAATTGACCTACCTAATAAAATATTACTAGGATTATTTTTAAGCTTTAAGGCTAGATTTTCTAAATCAGTTTTGCTAATACCACAAATCTTACTAGCCCATTCTAAGTCCTTATTTACCCCGTCGTTTATGCCTAGAAAATAGTCTTTAAATGTATCAAATCCTGTGGTTTTACTCTCTATAAATTCTTTATCATAAAGCTTGTTAGTATAAAGATAATTGCACATTCCAATAGCCATTGCCATATCAGAATTTGAATTAGGAGTTAGAGTTGTTGCATTCATCATTTTTGCACTCTCATTAGCTCTAATATCTATAAAAATTACTTCAATATCTTTATTTTCAGCCATTTGTTTTAGATATTTTTCGTGTTCGTGCATAGGAATATCGTGAGCAATTTTACTTGTAATAATAGGATTAGCTCCCCAAAACACCACTACTTTAGCGTGTTTGATTATTTCTTTATAATCAGTTGCTCTTTCATAAACACAAGATGAGCCAAAAACATAAGGCATACTAGCTATTGCAGAGCCGGTTGAATAATCTCCTAACTCAAAGACCCCACCACCAAGAGCATTGATAAGTCTATGAATTAGCATTCTACCCCAGCCGATTTTACCTACCCCACCCCATTCGTAACTTTCAGCATAAATACTGCTAGAGCCGTATTCTTCATAATATTTTTTAAGATTATTTGCAATTAATTCAAAGGCCTTATCCCAAGAAATCTCTATAAACTCATCATCTAATCTATCCTTAGAACCATCTAAAAATCCACGCCTAACGCAAGGATTTTTAATTCTTGAGCTATGATTTATTCTGCTTGTGTAATGATTAATCAAATCAGTCGGGGCTTCATCGTAAATAAAAGGCGTAATTTTATCATCTTCTAAATAAAACGCCCCTACTCTAGTGGCTATTAAATGTTTTTTCATAATTCTTCCTTTATAAATATTATTTTTAGTATATAATCATTTTTTAATTTTACAAAGGAGGGATTATGTTAGCAGCTTTAAAAAGTTTTTGCTTAAAGAAAAATACTGCAAGCAATACAGCTAAAGTATTACTAGCAAGTATTTTAATAGCATTTGCTGCTAATTTAAAAATAAGCATAGACATCATACCCTTTACTATGCAAACTATGGTGGTTTTAACTATATCTTATGCTTTAGGCTCAAGACTAGCTTTATTTAGTTTGATTTTATGGTTTTTAGAAGGTTTGTGTGGCTTTCCTGTGTTTGCTAGCGGTGGTGGTTTGCACGCAATTTTAAGCCCTAGTGGTGGGTATATTTTTGGTTTGATTGCTATGGGTTATATTATGGGAAAAGCTAAAGACCATGATATAAACAATGTCTTTGCGTTAAGTTTATATGCTCTAGTAGCTACTGCGGTGCTTTATATTTGTGGCTTATTTATTTTAAGCTTTTATGTTCCTAAGGATAAAATACTTAGTATAGGGTTATATCCTTTCATAGTAACTGATATTGCAAAAGCATTTTGTGCTGCATTGCTTATAAATCCTGCTTATAAGCTATTTAAAAACTTATAATTTATAAGTGCTTTTAAGTCAATAAATCATTTTGACTAAAAGCATTTTTTATTAAATTTCACATTTTTTTATATTTTTTTCAAAAAACTCTTGACAAACAAAATTTTCTTGGCTATTATTACGCTTTTACTTAACGATTACTACTTATTCCGGATTAGCTCAGCGGTAGAGTAGGCGGCTGTTAACCGCTTGGTCGTAGGTTCGAATCCTACATCCGGAGCCACTTTTTTATTTCCATTAGTTTTATTTATTTTGTCTTTAAGAAAAGATATTAGGTTAGTGAAAATTAGGAGCTTATATGAAAGATAATAATGTAAAACTTAAATCAATATATGATACTTCTATTGTTATAAAAAATAATGATCTTTTAGCAAAACAAATTTCTGATTACTTAAAAGAATATTTAAAAATTAAACGATTTGGAGGCAATGGTGGAAAATTTGCTTATATTGATGATGAAGGAAAATTTATTAAGCA
This is a stretch of genomic DNA from Campylobacter sp. RM12651. It encodes these proteins:
- the csrA gene encoding carbon storage regulator CsrA codes for the protein MLVVSRNAGEGIVIDGGIKIKIFEIKGDSVKIGIEAPKQTLILRDELVDSIKDENIQSAASSSELLDSLVSSLSMYKKDK
- a CDS encoding biotin transporter BioY, whose translation is MLAALKSFCLKKNTASNTAKVLLASILIAFAANLKISIDIIPFTMQTMVVLTISYALGSRLALFSLILWFLEGLCGFPVFASGGGLHAILSPSGGYIFGLIAMGYIMGKAKDHDINNVFALSLYALVATAVLYICGLFILSFYVPKDKILSIGLYPFIVTDIAKAFCAALLINPAYKLFKNL
- a CDS encoding GGDEF domain-containing protein, with amino-acid sequence MAIFNIYSITSYFVAICFYLKDKITAAFFVAFAEIFLHQIMGSYYLGFESGFSTIMMCLFFLQFTFFSKWLYRISVSLFLLFSIYGLYYFRHYLVGEYSNSQDLFFYINTFSSSVFMLIYGGLATVTSNKKLSDLTYLVYRDFLTGLFNRKYFEEKIIPNFNKDESLLIAICDIDNFKRINDTYGHDIGDIVLKSVASAIQYEMLGLKGVVSRWGGEEFVVKLNVKNNQEAEYYMNVVKNSVSKQELKKYNIKPTITIGGIFIKNPCKDSFEHYFKIADQELYFGKKSGKNCVNIQVS
- a CDS encoding methyl-accepting chemotaxis protein; this translates as MISKISISKKLLLLTSTFLIILLIYNILLIKNSYKTYNSSITAQDSVKIISQTNEIIHLLQVERGLSVGFLAGANKQTLIEHRAKFILNNDLKNEVDSLRNMVDNKANRAVVLQNYTNLINQQIKKVKDISQSLDESYASLSDALNLVATTKERYGLLRGTLNGVFNANTMDINTFSNISYLNTSISGKLKELKELKINFIDEYLKNLSNLESYKKLQEFISTTMNNNINGNFNINANEFFQVATNVIEDYKKLENEITNQILNKANINKSEAQQEIIIQIIIALLAQILNMFLAYVISKNIIKNLTLINTGLNSFFDFLRYKSNDVDKIITNNKDEFGKMAMQINATVLELKQNYEKDQTCINEITNITNSIKQGSLNNEITSEPYNPKIKELKEILKEMLQTLKLKIGKDINQIDELLKEYSNMNFKNNIKNPIGEIENSLNTLQQEIKNMLYSQENISNTLKSNSNNLKENMKLLLNGSKKAKNNLEESAVAINQMSSSMTAVAQKSQEIIQQSDSIKSVIDVIRGIAEDTNLLALNAAIEAARAGEHGRGFSVVASEVGKLANNTSSSLNQVEANVKLLVQQIHDIGMSIDEQTQAINLINTTISEIDELSKENDNIANDTNKAANSVDSLASNILDDLNKKEF
- the truB gene encoding tRNA pseudouridine(55) synthase TruB (catalyzes isomerization of specific uridines in RNA to pseudouridine; responsible for residues in T loops of many tRNAs), encoding MIFLANKPINISSNSYALKLGKKLGLKLGYSGTLDPFASGALLCADKKHAKLFRFLNLEPKVYEATIWLGAVSPSLDNENISFCSVKEPSLEQIMQAFAKYQGDITYTPPIFCAKKINGKRAYELARNGEKVELNECVMSVRAEFLHYNFPFISFRLSASKGTYVRSYAKLICDELGVKGTLSALRRLSEGGFKEFKNYDAFGSVDLEENFYLGDINDLLLGKKLSLNDFKKQDYKIYKIDLGDCFSIIRLDEKIEYILNKVEKC
- a CDS encoding molybdopterin-dependent oxidoreductase, with protein sequence MKKHLIATRVGAFYLEDDKITPFIYDEAPTDLINHYTSRINHSSRIKNPCVRRGFLDGSKDRLDDEFIEISWDKAFELIANNLKKYYEEYGSSSIYAESYEWGGVGKIGWGRMLIHRLINALGGGVFELGDYSTGSAIASMPYVFGSSCVYERATDYKEIIKHAKVVVFWGANPIITSKIAHDIPMHEHEKYLKQMAENKDIEVIFIDIRANESAKMMNATTLTPNSNSDMAMAIGMCNYLYTNKLYDKEFIESKTTGFDTFKDYFLGINDGVNKDLEWASKICGISKTDLENLALKLKNNPSNILLGRSIQRQLNGEFNYLAIICLAAMCGHIGKDGLGIEFNLSSGCKGESAKNTEKLSDINTLLGEIKGKNHYIPSSRLSECLLRSNTKSTYKDEEIIYPDIKLMINACGSYLTHQPNSNESLKALNNLECIITLEPFWTAQAKMSDIVLPIAIEGERYDIEQSTNKEIIFALKPIKEPFYNAKSDFEICKEIAKRFNKSYEFCHDLDELDLVKLAYLDIKERYFKKGIILSEFDEFLEKSYEKVQGLSELEPFTRFKNIKNINLSIKNNIAKYEQKDELLSEYPLFLTSAHSPYRLHSQLHNSDIRDSENDLEPVYLHKDLAIKKGIKQGDIVRVFNDRGEILVGARIICDINPNNILIFQGAWWQIDGKRCLNGNVNVLTSSSPSSAVSNSNTAHTCKVDIEKFNGIKNWEKDCFKAPKIIKNL
- a CDS encoding META domain-containing protein, coding for MKKSLILLSVLVLFGCVNTNNVEVAKEVKKLENKEYKISKIIVKDTNKEYSNSSNWSLIIEDNKLGMFVGCNRIFSAIKQENNNIYYENPASTKMMCPNQVMEVENAVASSLTSMQIIENGLENDKVKIIFE
- a CDS encoding TlpA disulfide reductase family protein, whose protein sequence is MKKLLFVASFIAVFFSACNDEAKTTSIKTGDILTLKSWDNQEIKIKREENGFSLVDSNKILIIDIFGTFCQPCRAEAPMLFDIQSKHLDDLVFVGLSYAEEADNEKLKEFAKNYNAYYFLTNDKRADLIVEAITDDIKYNTQVQLPFKVMLKDGKYQKLGNEYFILGKADEGLLRESINKAKENK
- a CDS encoding Sua5 YciO YrdC YwlC family protein → MIYLAQTDTTAGFLSKDYKEINLAKKREINKPCIITSAYLTSLKNLARVPNKFKNQVRKAKKTTFIYKNQISFRLVNDNKHSLFLKNFKYLYSSSANLHGYEFDINYAKNIANVIVDLDLAQKSSSKMFKINNSKLKQIR
- the fliQ gene encoding flagellar biosynthesis protein FliQ gives rise to the protein MESTLVALGVSTFKIALLLSLPMLLAGLIAGLLISIFQATTQINEMTLSFVPKIILVVVIIIFLMPWMMNQMIDFTTMILNKIPSFVK